A section of the Drosophila subobscura isolate 14011-0131.10 chromosome A, UCBerk_Dsub_1.0, whole genome shotgun sequence genome encodes:
- the LOC117901342 gene encoding uncharacterized protein LOC117901342, which yields MTQPTAKSLAASLWHTLTKCPEEYLPLVWGYILGLSLCLLLQNCAQVFGVFYFKSFRNWHQRIFPDLSHTIVLRLRLLGNCIMIVTWGILLSATIYTRPEYIRVWITIRGTICASNLLAKIAFTRRRFHLRDLFPLFNIYCANYLRICQERNQKRDAAGI from the exons atgaCTCAACCCACGGCAAAGTCTCTGGCTGCCAGCTTGTGGCACACATTGACCAAATGCCCGGAAGAGTATCTGCCACTGGTGTGGGGCTACATTCTAGGCTTGAGTCTTTGCTTGTTG ctgcaaaactGCGCCCAAGTATTTGGAGTCTTTTACTTTAAGAGTTTCCGCAACTGGCACCAGCGGATTTTCCCCGACTTGAGCCACACGATTGTCCTTCGCTTGCGGCTGCTCGGGAATTGCATTATGATTGTCACCTGGGGGATACTGCTGTCCGCCACGATCTAC ACCCGCCCGGAGTACATTCGCGTTTGGATTACGATCCGTGGCACCATTTGCGCATCGAATTTACTCGCAAAGATTGCATTCACTCGCAGGCGGTTCCATCTTCGCGATCTTTTTcccttatttaatatttattgcgCCAACTATTTGCGGATTTGCCAGGAGCGTAACCAAAAGAGGGACGCTGCTGGGATTTAA
- the LOC117895734 gene encoding uncharacterized protein LOC117895734 yields MGAVLGSAQQAANLPTVRPGSATETAPRELSEAKPRRNKSKSGNVQRLTAEAIHEEFDRLLVGQQEHLTEVGERPCLEAAGKMTRCLRDNSQQACKCFSVMEVYRNCVTRATQERVDELADEGPPMMPMTPPQAMPVPSRQAAARSHSWWQFWHWFR; encoded by the exons ATGGGTGCCGTGTTGGGCAGCGCCCAGCAGGCGGCAAATCTGCCCACCGTGCGGCCAGGAAGTGCGACAGAGACGGCGCCACGGGAGCTTTCGGAGGCCAAGCCAAGGCGAAACAAATCCAAGTCGGGCAATGTGCAGAGACT AACCGCGGAGGCCATTCATGAGGAGTTCGATCGACTGCTCGTCGGCCAGCAGGAGCATCTGACGGAGGTGGGGGAGCGTCCCTGCCTGGAGGCTGCCGGCAAGATGACCCGCTGCCTGCGCGacaacagccagcaggcaTGCAAGTGCTTCAGCGTCATGGAGGTGTACCGCAACTGCGTCACGCGCGCCACACAGGAGCGCGTCGACGAACTGGCCGACGAGGGGCCGCCCATGATGCCCATGACCCCGCCGCAGGCCATGCCAGTGCCCAGTCGGCAGGCCGCAGCCCGCTCCCATAGCTGGTGGCAGTTTTGGCATTGGTTTCGCTGA